In a genomic window of Arachis duranensis cultivar V14167 unplaced genomic scaffold, aradu.V14167.gnm2.J7QH unplaced_Scaffold_608113, whole genome shotgun sequence:
- the LOC127744579 gene encoding uncharacterized protein LOC127744579, whose product MEKYFKRTSSLEIGFQNNSSTSSNKRRFLEFEVDNLIADPGQRPKISSYHPNDRDKVRCAYLQKGPCQPRTHDFPQTACGSSFRRFNPNWFDDYGNWLEYSISKDAVFCLCCYLMKPETEGGDAFVTTGFSNWKKKERLQIHVGIHDSAHNQAWRKCEALMRPKQHITAAIEKQSEQAKKNYQIHLTATIDCIRFLLRQGLAFRGNDETDDSVNQGNFLELLNFLAQHNEEIGRAFKNARGNLKLIAPSIQKDIVRAAARETTKVIVDDIGDELFAVLVDEARDISIKEQMSVCLRYVNKEGQVREHFLGLVHVSNTNALSLKLALESLLETHNLSLSRVRGQGYDGASNMQGEFNGLKTLILKENSYAFYVHCFAHQLQLALVTVAKKQVEIALLFNLLTNLCNVVGASCKRRDMLRDSQMTKTIEALKSGEISSGRGLNQEIALKRAGDTRWGSHYGTILRLISLFPSVVNVLEYVEEDGNNSEQRAEACHLLNVIQSFEFIFNLHLMKNILGVTNELSQALQRNDQDIVNAMALVKVSKQRLQNIRDDGWSLLLDEVSLFCDKHDITVPIMDDIFVSQGRSRHKAQKISNLHHFQVEIFYQVVDMRL is encoded by the coding sequence ATGGAGAAATATTTCAAAAGAACCTCATCATTGGAGATTGGATTCCAAAACAATTCATCGACTTCTTCTAATAAAAGGaggtttttagaatttgaagTAGATAATCTTATAGCAGATCCAGGACAACGACCAAAGATTTCAAGTTATCACCCGAATGACAGAGACAAAGTTAGATGTGCATATTTGCAAAAAGGTCCTTGTCAACCAAGGACTCACGATTTTCCGCAAACTGCTTGTGGTTCTTCTTTTCGAAGATTTAATCCTAATTGGTTTGATGACTATGGCAACTGGTTAGAGTATAGTATATCAAAAGATGCTGttttttgtctttgttgttATCTTATGAAACCTGAGACTGAAGGTGGTGATGCTTTTGTAACTACTGGCTTttcaaattggaaaaaaaaggagagactACAAATTCATGTTGGGATTCATGATAGCGCTCATAATCAAGCTTGGAGAAAATGTGAAGCACTTATGAGACCAAAACAACACATCACTGCTGCTATTGAAAAACAATCTGAGCAAGCTAAAAAGAATTATCAAATTCACTTGACAGCAACAATTGATTGTATTAGATTTCTTTTGCGACAAGGATTGGCCTTTCGTGGTAATGATGAGACAGATGATTCTGTTAACCAAGGAAATTTTTTGGAACTTCTAAACTTTCTTGCGCAACATAATGAAGAGATTGGTCGTGCTTTCAAAAATGCTCGTGGGAATCTTAAACTAATAGCACCCTCAATTCAAAAAGATATTGTAAGAGCTGCTGCAAGGGAAACGACAAAAGTTATTGTAGATGATATTGGGGATGAATTATTTGCTGTATTGGTTGATGAAGCCCGTGACATTTCTATTAAGGAGCAAATGTCAGTTTGCTTAAGGTATGTGAATAAAGAAGGACAAGTTAGGGAGCATTTTCTTGGTCTTGTTCATGTTTCTAATACTAATGCTTTATCTCTAAAATTAGCATTGGAGTCATTATTAGAAACACATAATTTAAGTTTATCAAGAGTACGTGGACAAGGATATGATGGTGCAAGTAACATGCAAGGAGAATTTAATGGTTTGAAAACTTTGATATTGAAAGAAAATTCTTATGCTTTCTATGTACATTGCTTTGCTCACCAACTTCAGTTAGCTCTTGTAACGGTTGCAAAAAAACAAGTTGAAATTGCTttgctttttaatttgttaactaATTTGTGCAATGTTGTTGGAGCTTCGTGTAAACGAAGAGATATGCTTCGTGATAGTCAAATGACTAAGACAATTGAAGCACTAAAAAGTGGAGAAATTTCTAGTGGGCGTGGTTTGAATCAAGAAATAGCTTTAAAAAGAGCTGGAGACACTAGATGGGGTTCACACTATGGAACTATACTTagattaatttctttatttcctTCTGTGGTTAATGTTCTTGAATATGTTGAGGAAGATGGAAATAATTCAGAACAAAGAGCTGAAGCATGTCATTTATTGAATGTCATTCAATCCTTTGAATTCATTTTCAACTTGCACTTGATGAAAAATATCTTGGGAGTTACTAATGAGTTATCTCAAGCGTTACAAAGGAATGATCAAGACATTGTAAATGCTATGGCATTAGTCAAAGTGTCTAAGCAACGGTTGCAAAATATAAGAGATGATGGCTGGTCTCTTTTACTTGACGAAGTCTCACTGTTTTGTGACAAACATGATATTACTGTTCCAATCATGGATGATATATTTGTGTCACAAGGAAGATCAAGACACAAAGCTCAAAAGATATCAAATTTGCATCATTTTCAAGTTGAGATATTCTATCAAGTAGTTGATATGagactttaa
- the LOC107462082 gene encoding uncharacterized protein LOC107462082, whose amino-acid sequence MENNNWYMNKSEVKRVENGRVIISNALLRSNGKRVKILEVSSDDREEVERQKRCFRTSLALSSKHFLQGLFCFSENNGERWVFIYENYDTDLADAWAHNWDKFKVYLKQFLQALSSLYEEKNMCHGKISQYNFVINGDRGGLVTGVEGNPFPFMSKDAVVRGEMWGLRNILFSSLNLGSSSKELDMFLDFLPWCRSWNQVFCHPFFLDFQHRCYYFILANQYLNDYLRKTVHANHLGNAIRKQLENHQIYMKRWQVGVNRVNYPAMMHILNDPSTNYGFGSNEFLRFARNCVAHLYIAPNGEMCQQAETLVRMIEDSYPAFLSAVHGVFVAEDIYIFDMP is encoded by the exons ATGGAGAACAATAATTGGTATATGAACAAGTCTGAAGTCAAAAGAGTAGAAAATGGCAGAGTTATCATCTCAAATGCATTATTGCGCAGTAACGGAAAAAGGGTCAAAATTCTGGAAGTTTCAAGTGATGATAGAGAAGAAGTTGAGAGGCAGAAACGTTGTTTTCGGACTTCCTTGGCACTCTCATCTAAACATTTTTTACAAggacttttttgtttttccgagaataatggagagagatggGTTTTTATTTACGAGAATTATGACACTGATTTAGCAGATGCTTGGGCTCACAATTGGGACAAATTCAAGGTTTATCTCAAACAATTTTTACAAGCTCTGTCAAGTTTATACGAAGAAAAGAACATGTGTCATGGGAAAATAAGCCAGTACAATTTTGTAATAAATGGGGACAGAGGAGGACTCGTTACCGGAGTCGAGGGAAATCCTTTTCCTTTCATGAGCAAAGATGCCGTTGTTAGGGGCGAGATGTGGGGTCTACgtaacattttattttcttcgcTGAATCTCGGTTCATCTTCAAAAGAACTCGATATGTTCTTAGATTTTTTACCATG GTGTAGATCATGGAATCAGGTGTTTTGTCATCCGTTTTTCTTAGATTTTCAACACagatgttattattttattttggccAACCAGTATTTAAATGACTATTTAAGAAAAACTGTGCATGCCAACCATCTGGGAAACGCAATTAGAAAGCAACTTGAGAACCATCAGATATATATGAAAAGGTGGCAAGTTGGAGTGAACAGAGTGAACTATCCGGCAATGATGCACATTTTGAATGATCCAAGTACAAATTATGGTTTTGGTTCTAATGAGTTTCTTCGATTTGCAAGAAACTGTGTAGCTCACCTATACATTGCG CCTAATGGTGAGATGTGTCAACAAGCTGAAACTTTGGTGAGAATGATTGAGGATTCCTATCCTGCATTTTTAAGTGCAGTACATGGTGTGTTTGTGGCGGaggatatttatatttttgatatGCCTTAA